The Dendropsophus ebraccatus isolate aDenEbr1 chromosome 3, aDenEbr1.pat, whole genome shotgun sequence genome includes a region encoding these proteins:
- the SDR39U1 gene encoding epimerase family protein SDR39U1 → MRVLIGGGSGFIGQALSQLLKSRGHQVTIISRQPGQQKITWADVSKNGLPPCDAVVNLAGEKVLNPLRRWTEQFKQEVIASRIETTRTITQAICQSPSPPHTWVVVTGVAYYPSSQTQQYSEDSPGGNADFLSRLVKDWENAAELSGTEGKPVTQLVKVRTGVVLGQNGGALPTMLLPFRLCLGGVVGSGKQPFPWIHIEDLCRLLCHTVEQQGKVSGILNAVSPSSVTDTNADFTGALSRALGRPAFLFTPGFVVQMLFGNERAPMLLEGPRVIPQRTLQSGFSFLYPDLDSALAQLLS, encoded by the exons ATGAGGGTTCTTATCG GAGGCGGCAGCGGGTTTATTGGTCAAGCACTGTCACAGTTACTGAAAAGCAGAGGACATCAAGTCACTATAATATCCCGCCAACCAGGACAGCAGAAGATTACATGG GCAGATGTCTCCAAAAATGGTTTGCCACCATGTGATGCCGTTGTGAACCTTGCTGGAGAGAAAGTACTAAACCCACTGAGGAG GTGGACCGAGCAGTTTAAACAGGAAGTTATTGCCAGCAGGATTGAAACTACACGCACTATTACTCAAGCTATCTGTCAGTCTCCAAGCCCTCCACACACCTGGGTGGTGGTCACCGGAGTGG CATATTATCCATCCAGCCAGACCCAGCAGTACTCTGAAGATAGCCCTGGTGGCAATGCAGACTTTTTGTCCCGACTTGTGAAAGATTGGGAGAATGCGGCCGAGCTGTCTGGTACTGAGGGGAAGCCAGTTACCCAGCTGGTAAAAGTACGAACAG GTGTAGTTCTGGGTCAAAACGGTGGTGCTCTTCCTACAATGCTGTTACCTTTCCGCTTGTGTCTTGGAGGTGTAGTTGGTTCTGGAAAGCAGCCATTTCCTTGGATTCACATTGAAGACCTCTGCAGACTGTTATGTCACACTGTTGAGCAGCAAGGAAAAGTTTCTGGTATCCTAAATGCAGTGTCCCCCTCATCTGTTACAGACACCAATGCCGACTTCACAGGGGCACTGAGTAGAGCCCTGGGACGTCCTGCCTTCCTATTCACTCCAGGTTTTGTTGTCCAAATGCTCTTTGGAAATGAGAGAGCTCCAATGCTGCTTGAGGGTCCGAGAGTAATCCCACAAAGGACCCTGCAAAGTGGATTCTCCTTTCTATACCCAGACCTTGACTCTGCACTTGCTCAACTTTTGAGCTAA